TCCTGCTCCAGCGTTGAGGTGAATGGTTTTGCCGTATTGGAAAACCGAGCGAATGGCTAAAGCCAGGTCGGATTGCCCGTTTCCGTTCACCCAGCCAATTCCTCCAGCGTAAAGACCGCGCGGTTCGTCTTCGAGGCGGTCGATCCACTCTAGAGCCTGTTGTTTGTCGATTCCGGAAACTGTGATTCCGGGAAACAGGACTTGCAGCGCATCCCAGATTGTTTTATCGGGTTGGAGAAGACCGCCGACGCGAGAGGAAAGATGTTGAACGCAACGATAGGTTTTGATCTCCATGAAATTAAATACACCGACGCTATTCGGCAAGCAAACTGAG
This is a stretch of genomic DNA from Oscillatoria salina IIICB1. It encodes these proteins:
- a CDS encoding chorismate-binding protein, which codes for SVCLPNSVGVFNFMEIKTYRCVQHLSSRVGGLLQPDKTIWDALQVLFPGITVSGIDKQQALEWIDRLEDEPRGLYAGGIGWVNGNGQSDLALAIRSVFQYGKTIHLNAGAGIVAESLPANEYIESVNKMKTMLTNVVLE